The Bubalus kerabau isolate K-KA32 ecotype Philippines breed swamp buffalo chromosome 8, PCC_UOA_SB_1v2, whole genome shotgun sequence genomic sequence TCCTGTCCCCCACCCACCGCTTCCAGGGGCTGCTTCCATTTCACGTCTGCGGTTGGAGAGAGCTGTGAATGCAGATTCTTTTCAGGTGTCATCTTCACCTTTGGGGCCCTCAGTCTGGACCCCCCCCCCATTTTGGAGGTGCACTTCTTAATGTCCCCATCCTTCCTTACAACTGTCATAAATTAATTTACACTAAGGTACTACTTTTTCTGTCAGATTATGGCTTCCAGGAGGCAAATGGCTTACTTCTGAGTCTGTTTTTTTCTCCAAGAAGCCTGACAGGGCTGTGGTGAGACGAGACTGCATTCTTAGATCTCCCgtccccttccttcccttccctcagcCCTGTGAAGGGAGCAAACATCTGTGTATTTTTCAGGCCAGGACAGATTCATGTTCCTGGAATCCAGGGCCCAGCTGTGAGGGCTGAGCATTTCCAATTTGTAAGCGGGTGTCACATCCATTCACAAGGCTGTGAGGGTGTTTGGAAAGTTATTTGCAGTTGGGTGCCGACTTCCCATTTGCCTCCAAGCTGTTGTGTAGAACAAAGGACAACCTTGTGTGAACTCTCTTCCTGTGGGTGTCCCTGGGCTGTGTAGAAAGAAGTGGGTCCTCCAGTcctgtcttctctctcctccatctTCACCCACCACCTCCACCCCTAGGATGTTAGTCTAACTTCATGGCGGTGGGACCAGCATGGGACAGAACCGGCCTTGACTCCGGGTATGTTGGCCTGACCTACTCTTTCTGCTGCTCACTGCAGCTGGTTGTGCCTAGCCCATGGTGCCGGGCACACATCGGTCATGGGGGCTGCTGAGATTTCCGTCGATTTTCTGGGAAGAAGACAAATTTCCTTTGTTAGGACTTCCCAGGATGGTGCTTGTGAACCACACAACCTTGTGCCAGTGAAGATCGGGGCTCCTCCAGCCATCTCTCTGTAAACCAGCAATCCCTGCTTTGACCAAGTGGGAACGTCCCCAGCCCAGCCAGTTTAGCTAGAAAACATCACAATTATAAATGCCACATGTGTAGTTGGTGCTCAGAAAGAAATAAGCCCCCAAGCTTTGATTTCCACTCCCATTTTTAAATTTGTGCTTTGAGGATTGTGAGTAAGTTGACAGGGGGAGTGGGGTGAGAGTGTCACCCGGCAGTGACCTCGGCCTCAGCAGGTGGGGATGGAGAGGGGCTGTCTTCTAGCCCTGGGACTGGAGACTCCATGAATGGCTGCTCCTTCATTTTTAGACATTGGGgcatttttgcctttgttttagtatttattcatttagaagATTTTACTTATTGAAGTAATATGAGCATGctgtgaaaaatgtaaaaatagagaaaaggaaaaattgctTAAAATCACAAGCTTTCTATCCTAACAATAATGTTAGCATTTGGGTaaattttttttggcattttacTGTCTTGTTTTCCTATGCTTAGGgatttgccttttcattattttaaagcaCTTTTAAATTATAAGAATAGTATGATGGACTTCTCACCTGTTGTTAGCATTTTATACAtgtgctttctctttctccctctatgtatacacacacacacacacacacacacacacacacacacacacatacatagatgtatgtgtgtgtgtgtgtgattcttaTTTGCCTTTAATTTTGCTAGCCAGCTGGCCTTAAGGGACATAGTGCTAGAAACTAGGATATCTGGATTTTTATCTCATCTCTGTCCCTTGTTAGCTTTGCTGTTAAGTCTGTTTATCTCTCTAATTTGATTTATCTCTAAAACATGAATAGTTAATTCTTGCCCTGTCATCAGGTCATAAGATCAACTGAGATGATGAGTATTAAGATGCTTGGTAAACTAAAAGGCCCTGGCCTGAAGCAAGGCATCATCAGGATTTACTTGTGATCCAGAGGTGCACGGActttcccagtgactcagtggtaaagaatctgcctgccattgcaggagacacaggttcaatccctgggtgtagaagttcccctggagaagaaaatggcaacccactccactgttcttgcctgggaaatcccgtggacccagaagcatggtgggcttcagtccatggggtcgcaaagagtcagacatgactgagtgactatacaACAACCACAGACGGGCAAACCAGGGTGCCTTTGGGTTGAGGGCCTTTGCTTTCCCTTTTGTTGCAAagaggcccagacccctcccaCGCTGTAGTCATCGCTGAGTCCTGGGGTGTCTTCGTCCCTGGGTGACAATGTAAGGGTATGAGTTTAGGGTAAAGGGCACCTGCCCATTTCACTGACTTCAAAAGTGGGGAAAATGCCCCGGGATGATGTGGGAGGTCAATTCAACTCAGGCACTGTACTGCCCTCTTTGAGGGAAGTACCACAGAAGGGCTGAGAGCCAGCTCCCAATTGCCACTCAAGTAAGGATGCTGCTTTGGCTCATCTGTACTTGTGTTTAAGAGGCAGTTAAAGTGGTGAGTGAAAGACTATTGGCACATTAGGTAAAGTGGTTTGGACAGGCTTTTCAAATGGCTTGGATGTCAACTGTCAGGGCTACTTCCTGGAGTAGAGTGCATGATGTGGGCCAGGTGAGCCCTCTGCTCTCCCAGGGGTCAGTGTCCATAGTTCAGCTTGGGCTTTCGCTCAACAGAGTGTTCACAGAGGGCAAAAGCAATGTTGGCAGCCACCCATGAGCATCTTTTCCAAAGCACTTTGGTATTTGTTATTACATTTTATCCTATTGAAATGGGCAAGGCAAGTCCCGATTTTTAAGCTGAGGAAACCAAGGTTAAGGTTCCACAGCAAGTTAGTGGCAGTGGCAGACTTAGGACCACATTCTCCAGACTCCTTGACCCATCCATGCTCATTTGGGAAAAGGCAGGATGAATGCCAGCTTGCCAAGCAGAAGAATCACCCCGCAACCTGGCATCTCCTGTTGCACAACTCACACTCATGGTGGCTCATTCTGCTGTGTTGATGCTGTCTTTGTGCAGCCAGCTGAGGCAGGACCCGGAAGTGACATGCCTGGCCCAGCCTCGCCTTCCCTTCCAATATGTGCTTCTGCCTCCCAGGTGCTGCTGGACGAGGAGAGAGAAGCCATGGCGAAATCCCGCCGGTTGGAGCGAAGTACCAGTAGCTTCAGTTACTCCTCTTACCACACCCTGGAGGAGGTGGGTCTGCCCCATCAGGCTCTAGACCCTGCTGTCCTCTTGGACCCTCAGGTTGTCCAGACTCAGGGCTCTGGGGCTATAGGAGACTGTGAGCTGTTGCCTAGAAAGTGTAGAGCAGACACTGGGGGAAAGTTATTGATGTCTGAGATAAATAATCCTGCCTTCAAGAACCTTAGAATCTAAAAGGGGCAGGATGACTAAAAACAACACTGCAAGGACTATGAGATCTGTAAGTGGATTGAAGGGGTCAATAAAATGGAAGTAAGAGAAACTTCCACCAGAGAGAGCCTTGCAGGCTAACCCTAGGGGACTGAGTAGGCTCAGCACATGCTGCTCTTCCAGGCAAAGGCATAGCACTGCACGGAGGTGAAAAGTCTGGGAATCCAGGCTGACCACAGCTCCTGCCTTAGACCCGGAGGTAGTCTTtgatttttgcagttcttttagATCCTCAAGGGAGGTGGGAAAGCATTAAAGAGGGTGGTAGGATCAGGGAAGGAGAATATTCAGAGAGACCCTGGGGTTTGCTCCCTCCCTGCTTAACTGCCCATCTGAGAAACTTCATTCCTTTCAGATCTATACCTGGATTGACAACTTTGTAACTGAGCATTCAGATATTGTCTCAAAACTTCAGATTGGCCACAGCTTTGAAAATCGGTCCATCCTTGTTCTGAAGGTAAAAGCTGGGAGTGTTGACTACCAGACTGTACAGTGAGTGCCTCAGGCATAAGACTGAGCTCGTGTGGGGTTGTGGCTGGGTGGGAGTCAGCCAGTCTGTTTGGGGAGAGAGATGTGTACACTCCTGTCCTGAGATGATGCACAAGCTTTGGGATGGTGGTGTTCAGGGACCCACCCCTTGTAGGTGTGGACAGTTGGCAGTGAAGTGAACCGGGcacatcctgggtcaggaatctggTGGGAGGTTTGTTAAGGAAATGGAACTGCAGAATGGCAGTTCATCACCTTGAACTGGGGATGTGAGTGTGAATGAATCAGCAGTCTTCCTGTTAACTCAGCTGCTTCATCTGATCAATGGGAAGAGAGATACACAGAGGCCTCATTTACAAATGACTGAGGCCCTCTGGCTTAGGCAGCCTCATGGATAGGCCTGAGTCCATGAGGAGACCTTCTAGCCCTTCACAGAGCCCACTGGAAACAGGGTTCCAGtaaacttggcagcagcagtgcCCTTGGCCATGAAGGCGGCAGGAGAGGTGGAAGTGTGAGGCATACTGGAAAACAATTCTTTGTATGTGCCCTGAAGGGCACTCGAGAGTGTGGACCATGCAGGTCATTTGACACGCAGCTCTCAGAGAAGACAGACTCTGCGGTCCTCAGAAGTGCCCTGGGGGACTCTTCTGAAGGGTCGTTTGGCCTCGGCTAACGTGGGACTTGACTTCACCTGTGCCTGCTTTGATTTCTCATAAGGGCTGCCTGTGTTCTCTCTTTAATGTTGTCTAAGCTCTTGCTACTCAGGGTGGTCCCTGGACCCACAGAAGCAGCATTTCTGAGAGTTTGTTAGAAATTACCAACCTCACCTTCCAGATCTACTGCATCAGAATCTGAATTTTAGTAACATCCCTGGAGGATTCACGTGCCCttgaaagtttgagaagcactagtCTAAAACACTTGCAGACCTGGGCAATTCTGTGCTTCTGACTAGATCACTTTGCCCTGCAAGAGCATCGCTGTGTTGCCAAGGTCCCCACATGTGTGCACTTTCCATGGGCTCCTACACATGTACCCGCACATATGACCCCCCTCTCAGGAACAGGGAGCCACCCCAGGCACTGAAGATACATCTGGGGCCTCCTTCTAGGCAGTCTGGGGACAGCCCTGTAGCTGTTGTGGTTCAAACTTGTGTTGGGCCTGGTGCTTTCCCCAGTTCAGCACTGGAGGTTCTCGGCGCCCGGCCATCTGGATTGATTCTGGAATCCATTCCCGGGAGTGGATCACCCATGCCACCAGCGTCTGGATTGCCAAGAAGGTCAGCATGGACCAtgggggctgggatggggtggagggttGAGGCTGCTCAACTATTTAAGGGCACCTCCAGTTGAAAACTTACTTGGTTCATCTGACTTGGGGTGCTTTCTGCACACCTGCCCTGTGGAACAGCTGCCACGTGCTTTGGCCATTTGCAGCGCAGAGCCCCCACCTTCTAGTTGTTGAAAATCCAAGCCTTCGGTTCTGCACAAGGATGAACCTGATGACCTGATGCCATCCCTGCCTGTAGCCAGTGGCTGTATGGATATCCTGCTCTGCTCTGGAGGGGAGCCCGCCAGGGCCTCCTGTCCCTCAGTCTGTACCCACTCAGCCCTTTCTTGCAGATTGTCAGTGAATATGGCAAAGACCGCATCGTAACAGATGTACTGAACGCCATGGACATCTTCCTGGAAATTGTCTCTAATCCTGATGGGTTTGCTTATACCCACAGTATGGTGAGAGCACCTGAGAGGGAGGGGCTTACGGATCAGGGTCAGCTCTGGGGGGAATGGAGGAAAGAAAGGTCACAGTGGCTTTGGGATGCTCTGCTGAGGTTCCCTGGGGACAGGCCCTTTGGGGGCTCCTTGCAGAGTCTCCGTGAGGCAGGTGGGCTGCTCAGGTGCTGTGGCTGCAACTGTTGCCCTCCAActgcccagggaagtccactgttaTTTGGCTGTGCTCAAACCTCTCGCCGTACCTCAGCTTTAACCACAAAGCATTTAATCTGCAGCCATGGCTCAGTATGCCAGCCCCATCCTGCCCTAGAGATTCCTTCCTTTCATCCCTCCCTGTCCCACCAGACCCGCTTCCTAGGATGTCAGAGGCTCCCACCCAGAAAGGGCTCAGTGAATGAGTCACCTGCCTTGCACTTTTTCAGAACCGCTTGTGGCGGAAGAACAAGTCCACCAGACCGGGAATCTTCTGCATTGGTGTGGATCTTAACAGGAACTGGAAGTCAGGCTTTGGAGGTACCTCAGTCTGCTGCACcccaggggcagggctggagaGAACTTGGTCCTTGGCACGTCTCCCACACAGATTATGTTGACGCATAACCGGGGAGGCAGAGCACTTAGCTAATGCGAGTGAGTCATGGCAGGGACAGGCAGGCACATGCCTAGGATTGGCTGTGATATATGGGGAGAGGTTGCATATGTCTGTTAAATGTATACATATGCTAAGCCTTCGTGGGAAACAGCTCCTTGAATGGGGACTAACTGCAAGGATCAGATCCTAAATATGGCAGAGAAAGGCTTAAGGAGGTTCAAAGTAGTCTTGCTTGTTGTTCAAAACCCAGGATTTATGGTGCCCCCTGAATATCTCTAGCTCTTCCTTGAAGGGAGCATGCCACAAGAAAAGGTCTCAAAACTCATTCCCTGAGAACTGTGACCCGAATTTTGCCCTCTGGGGAGGCCGGGACAAAGGTTTAAATATAGAATAAGCTAGTTTCTTATCATCAACACTGACTTAAGCCTGGCTTTTATTTTCCGTCCAATTACTTTATGACCCTGGGCTGTTGTGTATCCACAGGGCCCTGTGATCCTAGGGAGGAGTGGGCCGCTTCCTCCTGAGTTCCTTTGGTGTTCTTCCTTATTATCTCTCTTGCCATGCCAGGGGCATAAGGACCACATGGGGAAACTGAAACAGAGACCAGTATGTGAACCCTGCGAACGCAGCAGCTTGATGGGTGGGATGCTGGGTCTAACCAGGACAGTCTCCAAAGCAGAGGGTTGAATAGGCATAGCCCTTGGCCTCCAGATGTGGCTGCCACACTATACCAGGAGTCAGAGTTTAGCTCCACAGGAGACAGTGCTATTGAAAAACAGATCTGCAGACCTGTTTGTTGGCTAACCCAACAAGGCAGAACATTCTAGATCCAGATGCCCATTATTTCAAAAATCTGGCTTCTTTGAATCCATTCTGTGAAAATAAGGATAGCTCTGAAGTCTACAGAGCAAAGCCAGTCAGCCCACAGTGCAGGGGTCGCCTGAGAATCTGGGTTGTGCTTGTAACTGCGTGTGTAAGGAAACACAGCTGTGTAAAATTAGGCATTTCCATCTCCAAATAACCAGACATTTGTCCCAAGAAAGCATCCACGTGGGCCCCTTAGAACTGGCTGAAGTGAGTGCCTATCTACCCTGAGACAGACTGGCTAGAAGAAAGACAAATTACCTcttaaagaaaatatcttttgTGGGTTTCaccacaggggggaaaaaaatcagtatatacacaatgtggaaaaaaaagtggaaaaaaaaaaagcccagaggGGACAAAAAGCTCCCATAATCCCACTGCCCAAAGATTACTGCTTTTAATAATTTACCATGTCCTTCCAGCGAGTTTCCCTTCCTACAAATTACAtttttgagaaggaaaaataaatagctAATGAACCCATTAGCAGGTACTTGTGAAACAGGCAGGCTCGGAGGACTTTGTGAACGTCAGAGAGAGGCAGGCAGCTAATTCCCATTTGGTCAGGGGAAGATTAGTTTATTCTGCTTAGCTCAAACCAGAACTAATGGCCTGAAGTGTTTCTCCATATTTGGGCAAAGCCACCTGGTCGTTGGCAGGGGAACCGCTCTCCGTGCGTGGGCTGCAAACGCAGACAAAGCTTGCAGCCGCCCCCGCTCCGCTCATCTGTTGCTACTTGTCATTCATCAAGTGCAGCAGGTGCAGGAGCTCCCAGCAGACACAACAAACAGGGCCGCTGTTAGCTGGGCCagctccagcccaccaggctgctcctaCCCCTTCGCTCCCTGCAGGCACACCCCCTTCCAACCAGGGTCAGTTCTCACCCCCGGCGAGGTTGTGCAGACCAAGAGGGGATGCGCTTCCAGGAGACAGAATTGCCTCTGGGCCTGCCTATGGCCAGAAATAGCGAGTATCTGGTTAGTGACTCAGGCAGGAAGATTTTGTTTATGACTTTATTATTGCCTTAATTTGATTTCTGCATAATGAGTAATCTGTAGATCATCCTTCCCACCTATACCGCCCTCACCTGCACCCTTGGGGAGGACCTGTTTGCTGCAGTCCTAGAACAGCATCTGAACCAGTCCATGGGCCAGCCACCTAGGTCTGCAGCCAACTCACTGCCCTGGGGGTCAGGGGTGTGCTCTGGCATCCTCAGGAGGCTTCAGAAGTTGGGCAGCCCCTGGCTTCTGACCGGGCTTCTGTGCAGTCATTTCAGGGAGGAGAAGTGAGAGCAGGGCCTGGGATGCTCCTTTCATGTGTTCCTAACCCTCAAATCTTGACCAGCCCAGCCTAGCCCTCCACCAACTGGCCActgggaaagagaggaagaaaagagatggGGAGCAAAGAATCTAGTAGGAGATGGGAACAAATTAAGTTTGTGAGCAAAGTAGAGAACAGTTACTCTTTGCCCTCCTTCCAGCTTAGGTCCCCATTCAGAAGAATTTTCaagggatttttgcatctgtgcttCCCAGAGCAGTCTTAGGCAACTATGGTGATCTGTTCTCTCTTTTCCCAACTCCAAGTCCATGCTGCCCTTGGGTTGGCACAGCTTGTGCAGACACTGTATCTGAGCACTCAACTGACCCAAGGCTTCCCCATGGAAGTGGAGGGTCGGGAGAGAAGGGTCAGTTCACAGGGGTCACTGCTCATAGGGGAAGCCAGACTGGAGACCTAGTGGCAACTGCTGAGGCAGGCCTGACTTTCTAATGGAACCACAGTCAGGACTTAACCAAAAGACAAGCTAAGGGAGCACTCTGCAGGGCCACAGAGTTGCTGAGTTGTGGTGTGGCAACACTCCTCTGATGTATTAGACCAGGGTATGCAGCAGTAACAAGCATCCCTCCAAGTCTCAGCGGCCTAACAcagtaaaaaatttatttttcacgtACGTAAAGTCCACTGTGGGTAGGTAACCCTCCTTGATAGCTGTCTTCCATTGGTGACAGAGAGATCCAGGACACTTCTCCGTTTAgagaggtttttttgttgttgttggtttaaCCACACAGAAGAGAGTATCAAGAAGTCATACTTGCTCTTAGGCTCAAACTAGAGGTAGCATATCATTACTGCTTACTTTCTCCTTGGTCAAAAGTAGCCACATGACCTCAACCAAACTGCAAAGAAGGCTAGGATTAGAGAGGAATACAGAATATTTTGTGAGAGTCTTTCCCACGCCTGGGAATTTGAACCCTGTGGGTGCCTTTATTCTACTTCCAGGAAACGGTTCTAACAACAACCCCTGCTCAGAGACTTACCATGGGCCCTCCCCTCAGTCAGAGCCAGAAGTGGCTGCCGTCGTGGACTTTATCATGTCCCATGGGAACGTCAAGGCTCTGATCTCCATCCACAGCTACTCTCAGATGCTCATGTACCCCTATGGCCACTCTCTGGAGCCTGTTTCAAACCAGGAGGAGTTGGTGAGATTGGCTGCTTAGGGCTTGGGGGAGGCATCCAGCAGATTCTCAACTGGCCCCTTGGTagggagcagggtgggggtgaggggcttGTTCTCACATGTGATCAAGTTCGCAGCTGGAGATGCTGTGCTGCCTTCCCGCAAGAGCCATCTACACATTCGGCTTCCAAGACTCCTAAGTCCCTGGTTCACAGCAGCTGGTGAGGGTGTGGGGGAGTGGGGCCCCACTGCCTCTCACTCTCTGGATTGAATCTTGCAGTACCATCTTGCCAAGGATGCAGTGCAGGCCCTGTATGAGGTTCATGGGATCGAGTACATTTATGGCAGCATCAGTACCACCCTGTGTGAGTGAGCCGTCCCCTGGCTGCTGCTCCTGCAGGCGCCACATCCACCTGGGCTCAGGCAGGTGCAGGCTCTGCTGGCTGGCAGGCCTGGTTGGCCACAGGGCTGTGCCACAGAtccagcagggctgggccagagcTGATTTCCACATCTGAGTACGAGGGTGAATGGTGGTACCTAGACCCAGCACCTACTTCTCTGAAGCGTTAATTAGTGCACAGTTCCTGACGGCTGGCTCACTGCGATGCCCCGTAGGCGTAAATATCCCAAGTCTGGTGGCCTCCAGGAGCTTTCATTTTGCTAGAGCAAAGCATGCACTGGGTGAGCAGGGTGTGGCTCAGGTTGAAGCCCGGGCCAGGAAGCTTGGTGTGGTCTGGGATGGGTGGGGTTTGGTCTCCAAGGCACGCTGTCTTTGCAGGAAGCCTCTGTACCTTGTGACCACACCCCGTTCTTCCTTTTGTCCCCAGATGTGGCCAGCGGGATCACAGTCGACTGGGCCTATGACAGCGGCATCAAGTACTCCTTCAGCTTCGAGCTCCGGGACACGGGGCGCTATGGCTTCCTGCTGCCAGCCGCGCAGATCATCCCCACGGCCCAGGAGACGTGGATGGCCATTCGGACCATCATGGAGCACACACTGCATCATCCCTACTGACAGAACTGCTGAGGGGAGAGCCAGAGGAGTGGTTTTCTTTTCCGAGGCCTGGGCTCCTCCTGAAACCCAAGTAATGGATCCCTTCCCCATCTCTGCCCTGACTccttaggaaataaaaacaaatttgaagAGGCTTGGTAGCTTCTGGTGCTGGCTGCCACCCCTTTGGGTTCAGGAAGGTACAGGGGCCTTGAAAATGCCTCGGCCTTCTAGGTACCCAGGAGAAAGGCAAGACTAGCaggcgttcccttttctcctcttaTAATGGTCTCGGGGCCCCAAACAGATAACACACTGGAGCTACTAATATCCACATCATCCCTTTGGCACTTAAATGTTAAGAGGACCCTGGAAGGGGCAGTGTTTGATCTGAAGGAGTGGATCTCCAGGGGCGGCGTTTCTGGCACCCTGAGTGAGAGGTGGGTACAGACAGGCGACCTCCTCTTCCTGCCACATTTCCCATCCTGGGTAGGGAGGAGTTGCCCATTTTGGAGTGACCTGTTCAGAGTCCCCCATTTCGTCACCCAGATAACAAAACTGAACAAGTCACTGGTTTGTGACCTACTCTTCCTGGGCACCCTCAGATGCTCCCTTGGTCTTGGGAGCAGAGTTTCAGCCAGTCAGAGCCAGTATAGCAAAGCACTGTACATCCAGAGAGAGAGGTCCTCTTGTTCCTCACCACAGTCATGCACTGAGAAGTTAGTCCAGGCAAGGCCATTTACTAAGAAAGCATTTTATCTCAAGGAGAGATTCTAAGACACAGATGAGCTGCCTTCTACCATCCTCAGGCTGCTTTGTCCCTTTTGCGTTACCCCATCACTAGGGAGCAGGGATAGTGGGTCTgtttgccctccttcaggggcaaGCAGGTACCCCCAAGAAGAGGAGGTCAACTAGAGAGCTGAGTGGGGTTGTGTAAGTCTGAGGCAGAAAGCAAGACCTTCATTTACAAGGGCCAgacttttgttattgttgttgctaaAGGACTGTGGGTACCAGAGAATGGAGACATGTATGTGTAcggctgagtcactctgctgtgccTCTGAAACTTTCacaactccaatataaaatgaaaagtgaaaaaacccAGAATTGTGGGTGCCCATGAGTCAGCCCCTGCAGGACACAAAGAATGCAGGGTTTTGCAGACAGGGAAGAAAAGGGGGAATGGTAGGAATAAGAGCAAGTTCTGCTTCCCACCCAACCTGTAGAAGAAGACAGAAGCTGGACCAGTTAGTGGAAAGAGAGCATCAGTGGTGATCAAAGCTCTAGGTACGGGCCATGTCCAATATGGCGCCTGAGCCAAAGATTAACAGTGGCTGATAGGGGGTCTGGACAGGTGGTTAGAGGCAGCCATATGGCTGGGTACACATCAGTAATGCAGCTGTTGAGAGCTCTGAGCAAAGAAATGAGAAGGTTAGCATGTGAGAAGGCCTAAGGTAGAGGCAAGAAGGCTGAGCTGATGGGCCATGCAGCCAGTGGCCATGATGGCATGGTGGGCATGCCTGTGTCCAGGGCCAGCTGTACCTAGATCATCTCCAGGAAAAAGGCCAGCGACCGAGGAGGGAAGAGTCCTGACTCGGGCTAGAGTTCCCCTAAAGAGACTtgagtttttgtgtttgttttttttttttttttcaaagctggAAGCGGCCTAGAATTTCCAAGCTGAATTTTTCTGCTATTAACAGAAACCCGAGGCTGTGGGCTAAGTTAATATAAGCTATAGATAAATAAAGCAAGTCATACTTTTGCACACTGGAGTCTGTGATTATAACTTTTATGCCCTTtgcacaaatatttttatttcagcctTGAGGGGAGGATATTCCTGGTGTATAGACTCATTAATAAGCTCAGATAAGGAGAGCG encodes the following:
- the CPA5 gene encoding carboxypeptidase A5 isoform X1: MQSSPGGGVIRRLSPMGRRTLLVCSFILAAALGQMNFTGDQVLRILAKNEKQLSLLRDLEGLKPQKVDFWRGPARPSLPVDMRVPFSELKDIKAYLESHGLAYNIMIKDIQVLLDEEREAMAKSRRLERSTSSFSYSSYHTLEEIYTWIDNFVTEHSDIVSKLQIGHSFENRSILVLKFSTGGSRRPAIWIDSGIHSREWITHATSVWIAKKIVSEYGKDRIVTDVLNAMDIFLEIVSNPDGFAYTHSMNRLWRKNKSTRPGIFCIGVDLNRNWKSGFGGNGSNNNPCSETYHGPSPQSEPEVAAVVDFIMSHGNVKALISIHSYSQMLMYPYGHSLEPVSNQEELMWPAGSQSTGPMTAASSTPSASSSGTRGAMASCCQPRRSSPRPRRRGWPFGPSWSTHCIIPTDRTAEGRARGVVFFSEAWAPPETQVMDPFPISALTP
- the CPA5 gene encoding carboxypeptidase A5 isoform X2; translated protein: MQSSPGGGVIRRLSPMGRRTLLVCSFILAAALGQMNFTGDQVLRILAKNEKQLSLLRDLEGLKPQKVDFWRGPARPSLPVDMRVPFSELKDIKAYLESHGLAYNIMIKDIQVLLDEEREAMAKSRRLERSTSSFSYSSYHTLEEIYTWIDNFVTEHSDIVSKLQIGHSFENRSILVLKFSTGGSRRPAIWIDSGIHSREWITHATSVWIAKKIVSEYGKDRIVTDVLNAMDIFLEIVSNPDGFAYTHSMNRLWRKNKSTRPGIFCIGVDLNRNWKSGFGGNGSNNNPCSETYHGPSPQSEPEVAAVVDFIMSHGNVKALISIHSYSQMLMYPYGHSLEPVSNQEELYHLAKDAVQALYEVHGIEYIYGSISTTLYVASGITVDWAYDSGIKYSFSFELRDTGRYGFLLPAAQIIPTAQETWMAIRTIMEHTLHHPY